From Methanomassiliicoccales archaeon, one genomic window encodes:
- a CDS encoding DUF58 domain-containing protein gives MRFGGAYALFVMAIVILVVGFSTRNWELISLVLPISLYLLVASLLRPPSDISVAAERAVDLNRVMEGDTVEVELKVENRGSHSSHIEIHDKIPRSSTLIRGSNRHPIALGPGQKAMFRYTIRLDRRGKPRIGPIIVRWRDPLFVFQEEKFLDVESGLTVIPYVHEIGRQTLSPERLRMPVGSTRSRRRGLGTDFHSIREYFPGDELKRVNWKASARMDGLLVNDFESERSGDITVVLDATGEDESALGRETMDRAMEAAVSISSNVLRNRHRVGMVIVGQYIDTVMPAYGRRQFYRIVDHVLSVESGEVRSLWNTLTSLEGRFPFESTLIIVSPLTGRGVIEGVKKLVAKGHSVAIVSPSPIEMERNNLQPSTSLDLAYRIWSVRRSNLVSELRKYCKVYDWNTYEPLEKHLMEVRRSGTGRPSA, from the coding sequence GTGAGGTTCGGCGGGGCCTATGCCCTTTTTGTAATGGCTATAGTGATCCTCGTGGTGGGATTCTCCACTAGGAACTGGGAGCTGATCAGTCTTGTGCTCCCAATTTCCCTTTATCTTCTCGTCGCTAGCCTTCTACGTCCCCCTTCAGACATATCGGTGGCTGCCGAAAGAGCGGTCGATTTGAACCGCGTTATGGAGGGCGACACAGTGGAGGTTGAGCTGAAGGTGGAGAACCGTGGAAGCCATTCCAGCCACATCGAAATCCATGATAAGATTCCCAGGAGTTCTACATTGATCCGGGGAAGCAATCGCCATCCAATCGCCCTTGGCCCGGGTCAGAAGGCGATGTTCCGCTACACGATCCGCCTTGATAGAAGGGGGAAGCCAAGAATTGGCCCGATCATTGTACGTTGGAGGGATCCCCTTTTCGTTTTTCAGGAAGAGAAATTCCTAGACGTTGAGAGTGGGCTTACGGTCATCCCTTATGTTCACGAAATCGGTCGACAAACGCTTTCACCCGAAAGGCTCCGCATGCCGGTTGGCAGCACCCGGTCAAGGCGTAGAGGTCTGGGGACGGACTTCCATTCGATTCGGGAGTACTTCCCAGGGGACGAGCTCAAGAGGGTCAACTGGAAGGCATCAGCCAGGATGGATGGACTGCTAGTGAATGATTTCGAGAGCGAGCGCAGTGGCGACATCACCGTCGTACTCGATGCAACTGGAGAGGACGAGTCCGCGTTGGGAAGGGAGACGATGGATAGGGCAATGGAGGCGGCGGTCAGCATCTCATCGAATGTTCTCAGGAACCGACATAGGGTGGGAATGGTCATAGTGGGACAATACATCGATACGGTTATGCCCGCATATGGGAGACGGCAGTTCTACCGCATCGTGGACCATGTGCTCTCGGTGGAATCGGGAGAGGTGAGATCGCTATGGAACACCCTGACCTCCCTGGAAGGGAGATTCCCATTCGAATCCACTCTGATAATCGTTTCGCCTCTTACTGGGAGAGGAGTGATCGAAGGTGTGAAAAAACTTGTAGCGAAGGGACATAGTGTGGCCATTGTGTCTCCATCTCCCATTGAGATGGAGAGGAACAATCTGCAACCATCGACCTCATTGGATCTGGCATATCGCATATGGAGCGTAAGGAGATCGAACCTGGTGTCCGAGCTCAGGAAGTACTGCAAGGTGTACGACTGGAATACCTATGAGCCTCTGGAAAAACACCTGATGGAGGTGAGAAGATCCGGGACGGGAAGGCCTTCGGCCTGA
- a CDS encoding heme-binding protein encodes MVESPEYDVLRVLGNVEIRRYQTITMATVEGMTDGDAFGILFRYISGNNRSRRKIPMTAPVINAERYFEKIPMTAPVISDKGAMSFIMPAGYTIDTIPVPMDERIIISEVKGRTLAVLRFRGHSSREVVKEKVEVLLDIIGGEGISTRGEPFLLRYNPPFTPGFLRRNEVAVEVS; translated from the coding sequence ATGGTGGAATCTCCAGAGTATGATGTCCTCAGGGTCCTGGGAAATGTAGAGATCAGACGCTATCAGACGATAACAATGGCAACCGTTGAGGGAATGACCGATGGCGATGCATTTGGAATACTCTTCAGGTACATCAGTGGCAACAATCGCTCAAGAAGAAAGATCCCCATGACCGCACCAGTAATCAACGCCGAGAGGTACTTCGAGAAGATCCCCATGACCGCACCTGTAATCTCAGACAAGGGTGCGATGTCATTCATCATGCCAGCTGGATACACCATCGACACCATCCCCGTGCCTATGGATGAGCGTATCATCATAAGCGAGGTCAAGGGGAGAACTCTTGCCGTCCTAAGGTTCCGGGGACATTCCAGCAGGGAAGTAGTGAAGGAGAAGGTCGAGGTTCTCCTGGACATCATCGGTGGGGAGGGAATATCGACTCGGGGTGAACCATTTCTATTGCGATACAATCCCCCATTTACCCCTGGTTTCCTCCGAAGGAATGAGGTCGCGGTAGAGGTCTCCTAG
- a CDS encoding class I SAM-dependent methyltransferase has product MDQFKETNRKRWDERVHQNAASRFYDLKGFKEGHTSLKSIEIGELGDVSGKSILHLQCHFGMDTLSLSRKGAKVTGVDFSGEAISLARSLSEELGISARFIQSDIYKLNEVLDEEFDIVFTSYGVLCWLPDIDRWGEIAASFVAPGGFFYIVENHPFGIMIDENVEDRFQVSYPYFCNEALRFEDEGTYIDPDQRLENKLSYEWMHTMGGIINSLIRNGLVIEFLHEFPFGFFPIHPSMNEGEDGYWYFKDENFNVPMIFSLKACRPR; this is encoded by the coding sequence GTGGACCAGTTCAAAGAAACCAACCGCAAGCGATGGGATGAGAGGGTACACCAGAACGCAGCTTCTAGGTTCTATGACCTAAAGGGTTTCAAGGAGGGTCATACAAGTCTCAAGAGTATCGAGATCGGAGAGCTGGGAGACGTTTCTGGAAAAAGTATTCTTCACCTCCAATGTCATTTTGGGATGGACACCCTTTCCCTGTCTAGAAAGGGAGCTAAGGTGACGGGGGTCGACTTCTCTGGAGAGGCGATATCACTCGCCCGATCGCTTTCCGAAGAGCTTGGAATTAGTGCTAGGTTCATCCAGTCAGATATTTACAAGCTCAATGAGGTGCTGGACGAGGAATTCGATATCGTGTTCACCAGCTACGGCGTGCTATGCTGGCTTCCGGACATCGATCGGTGGGGGGAGATCGCCGCGTCATTTGTCGCCCCGGGCGGGTTCTTCTACATCGTGGAGAACCATCCGTTCGGGATAATGATCGACGAGAACGTCGAGGACCGATTTCAGGTTAGCTACCCCTACTTCTGCAATGAGGCTTTGAGATTCGAGGACGAGGGGACTTATATCGATCCGGATCAAAGGCTGGAGAACAAGCTGAGCTACGAGTGGATGCACACCATGGGGGGAATAATCAACTCGCTCATACGGAACGGTCTGGTCATCGAGTTTCTGCACGAGTTCCCCTTTGGTTTCTTCCCAATTCACCCCTCTATGAATGAAGGTGAAGATGGCTATTGGTACTTCAAGGATGAGAATTTCAACGTTCCGATGATCTTCTCATTGAAGGCGTGCCGTCCCAGATGA
- a CDS encoding pyridoxamine 5'-phosphate oxidase family protein, with product MVGRMETQDNLRRFFSSQSLGVLATEGDGKPHTSLVAFAFTEDLKKIIFATTRASRKCSNIIFNPNVAMLVDNRVNTIMDFKDAMAVTALGKAREPKGVEREGLLRLYMERHDYLGDFAESPTIALLVIDVEMYNIVTRFQRVLELKMHG from the coding sequence ATGGTTGGAAGAATGGAGACCCAAGACAATCTGAGAAGGTTCTTCAGTTCACAATCCCTTGGAGTTCTGGCTACTGAGGGAGATGGCAAGCCGCACACCAGCCTGGTGGCATTCGCATTCACCGAGGATCTTAAAAAGATCATATTCGCAACTACACGCGCTTCGAGGAAGTGCTCCAACATCATTTTTAATCCGAATGTGGCAATGCTTGTGGATAACAGGGTAAACACTATTATGGATTTCAAGGACGCCATGGCAGTTACCGCCTTGGGAAAGGCCAGAGAACCCAAGGGAGTGGAGAGGGAGGGGCTTCTAAGGCTCTACATGGAAAGACATGACTACTTGGGCGACTTCGCGGAATCGCCCACCATCGCATTACTGGTGATAGATGTCGAGATGTACAACATCGTGACGCGTTTCCAGAGGGTGCTGGAGTTGAAGATGCATGGGTGA